The sequence CATTCAGCGACAAAGATCCGGTAACGCGCGGCGGAGATGCGGCGTTCAAGGACCGTGTGCCCGGCGCGCGCAACAACGACCTGCACCGCACCCTGTCGGGCCATCACTTCATTCAGGAGGACGATCCGCAAGGCTTCGTCGCTGCGATACTCGATACGGCGAAGAAGGCGGGGGTCTGACTTGCGGCGCGTCACCTGAGCCAGCGCGCTTTTCGCTTGCTCATCACTGCCCCGGCTTTACATCGCGATGCGATCAATAACGGATAGGCCGCGATGAACCAGAACCTCACCCCCCTTCGCATCCCCGACGAGGCAAAGGAGCGGCTGCGCATCCTGTTCATGGCCAAGCACGCTTTGTGGGGCGGCGGGATGCACCCGGAAGATGGCAACCACGCCATCTATCACCACGAGGTCCGCTCCACGCTGGAAACGCTCGGGCTGAACCTGCAATTTGCCAATAGCTACGATGTGCTGTTCAGCGATCCAGGGGTCGATTTCGTGTTCCCGCTGCTCAATCGCGGCGGTTTCGTGAACTCCGAAATGCTGATTCCCACGCTGTGCAACATGCACCGCATTCCATATATCGGCGCGATGCCGTTCCTGCGCGGATTGGGCGACGATAAATCGGTATCGAAGCTGGTATGCGACCATGCCGGTGTGCCGACCGCGCCGTGGCATTGCTATCGCCGCGGGGCGCCGGTTACCGAAGCCGATCTGCCGCCCTCTGCCGGCGGGCGCTGGGTGATCAAGCCCAACGCGTCTTCTGCCAGCTGGGGCATTTCGGATGCGCATGATTTTGCCGGCGTCGCAAACGCCGTCGCCAACATTCACGGCCAGGGGCACGATGCAATCGTCGAGCCGTATCTGGATGGCTACGACGTGCAGGTGGCCTTCATCACGATGGATGGCGCACCCGTTCAGTTGCCGATGCTTTGGTATGAGCGTGAGGATACGCAGCGCCTGTGGACCTATTACGAAAAACGCGACCTCATCCAGAACAACGAAAAAAGCGCGCTGAAAGAATTCGATCACGCCGATCTGGCGCCGAAAATCGCCGAGATGTCGGAACGTGTGGCCAAGGAATTCCACCCCTTCGATTATGGCCGGATCGAGTTTCGCGTCGATCTGAACACCAGCGAGGTGAACTTCATCGAGATCAATCTGAACTGTAATTTGTGGTCCGAGAAGGTCATGGCGCAGGCAGCCCGGCGCGCCGGGCTGGACCATGCGGCCTTGCTGGAAACGCTGTTGGCAGAGGCGATGCGCCGCAATGCCCTGATCAGCTGAACTAGCTAGTCGGCAATACGCTCGGCCGCCCAATCGAACACACCGCCGCTATCGGCTGGACCCAGTCCGTCGATCACATCCAGCAGGTAGCCCGCCGACTGTTCCGGCGTGAACAGCTTGCCTTCCGGAACGCCTGACTGGAACGGCTCCGACAGGCCGGTATCGACCGTGCCGGGGTGCAGCCCT comes from Alteripontixanthobacter sp. and encodes:
- a CDS encoding phosphoribosylglycinamide synthetase, with the protein product MNQNLTPLRIPDEAKERLRILFMAKHALWGGGMHPEDGNHAIYHHEVRSTLETLGLNLQFANSYDVLFSDPGVDFVFPLLNRGGFVNSEMLIPTLCNMHRIPYIGAMPFLRGLGDDKSVSKLVCDHAGVPTAPWHCYRRGAPVTEADLPPSAGGRWVIKPNASSASWGISDAHDFAGVANAVANIHGQGHDAIVEPYLDGYDVQVAFITMDGAPVQLPMLWYEREDTQRLWTYYEKRDLIQNNEKSALKEFDHADLAPKIAEMSERVAKEFHPFDYGRIEFRVDLNTSEVNFIEINLNCNLWSEKVMAQAARRAGLDHAALLETLLAEAMRRNALIS